The following DNA comes from Pseudomonadota bacterium.
GCCGCCGGCTCTTCGACCTCGTGCAGGCGACCTGGAACGTGCTCGAGCCCTCAGCCGGCCCGGCGCTGTCCCGCGCGCACGCCCTCGGGGTACAGACCTACGCCAAGGAAGGCCTCGCCAACGGGCGTCTGACCCCACGCGGAGATCGCCCTGACTGGCTCTCGTTCGCCGCCGCCCAGGGCCACGCCCCCGACGCCCTCGCCCTCGGAGCAGCCCTGGCGCAGCCCTTCCTCGACGTGGTGCTGTCAGGTGCCGCGACGGTGGCTCAACTGCAGTCGAACCTCATCGCACGACACACCCAGTCTGCCGACCTCACCCAGTTCATCGAATCGCCAGCGAAGTACTGGTCAGCGCGCAGTCGGCTGCCCTGGTCTTGAGACTCAGGGCATCTCGGGGCCCGGCATCACCAGCCGGAAGATGCGGCACGTGCCCGCGTCGTTCGAAGCCGAGGGGCAGTTGTCACTGGCCACCACGGGCGCCGTCAGCGCAGGGTCTTCGAAGCACCCGTACCCAAAGCGTCGACCGGTCGGCAGACCCGTCGTCGAGTCGGGGAAGCCGCCCCAGAACTCTTCCCAGATGAGGTAGTCGCCGCCCGTCTGCGTGTTGACGAACGAGAGGCTCAAGCCCTGCCCCAACATCGGGTTGGTCACGCGGGTCACGTCGATCCCCTGAATCACGAGCACGTTGCTCTGCTCGATGGCGTTGGGCGCGTTGCGATCAGAAGCGATGGAGAAGACGCGCGCGCAGTCGACCGCCGAGCCGTCGTTCGCCTTCTTCTTGATGAAGCGGGTCGAGGCCGAGCGCGGGCTCAACGTGAGGCCCGACCAGTTCGTTGCGGTGTTCAGCTCGAAGCGCGGCTGCACGAACTGCTCGACCGCGGTGCACACGCCATTGATGCAGAGCGGAATCGGGCGATCGGTCGTGAAGTTGCCCACGCATGCCGACTGCACGGTGCACGCC
Coding sequences within:
- a CDS encoding aldo/keto reductase, which encodes RRLFDLVQATWNVLEPSAGPALSRAHALGVQTYAKEGLANGRLTPRGDRPDWLSFAAAQGHAPDALALGAALAQPFLDVVLSGAATVAQLQSNLIARHTQSADLTQFIESPAKYWSARSRLPWS